From the Triticum urartu cultivar G1812 chromosome 4, Tu2.1, whole genome shotgun sequence genome, the window ACTCGGGTGCCTGAACGCTGGATGCCCGGGAAGTTTGACATTGCTGGGCACAGCCACCAGCTCTTCCATGTCTTGGTCGTTGCTGGAGCCTACACCCACTACCATGCAGGGCTGTTGTACCTCAAGTGGAGAGATCAGCAGGGCTGCTAAAAGTTGTTCTATTGTTACAGGGTGTGGATAGATTTATTTGGTTATATGGTTGTGTCTCTGATCAATAGAAGACTGTTGAATCAGGGTAAAGAATTTACTGATCTGTGTAAAGTGTATACTAGACGAAATAAACAAGTAAAATTGAGGTGATTATAACTTTCTTACTGGCTTAAGGTGATTATATTCAGCAACCTTCATGAAAGGTTGATACTACTTGTGTTATTGTCTTGGTGATGGAATCTGAGTAGCAATTGATTGCAGTTGCTGTCCACAGCCGTGCACATCAGCTACGACCTGCGAGACAAGTTTGTTGCAGAAGAAGCATCGCCAAGCGTCTGAATTGATATAATTTGACAGGCTGAGGTCGATGGCACCGGCTGAATTGTTCTCCTTTTTTGGTACCAATAATAATACAGCACCGCGGCTGTTGTTGGTGGCTCATGTCTCTGCTCGGTCGCAAAATATCGCTCGCATGGATCTATCTAGGCTCATCGCCGTGGCCGTGCTCCTCGGCGCCTTGCGCCCGCTCCTGAGCCACTGCGCCGGCGACGTCGAGGGCCTACACCCGCTCGTGCTGGTGCCAGGGTACGGGTCCAACCTGCTCGAGGCGCGGCTGACGGCGGCGTACGAGCCGCCGGCGCCCGGCTGCGGTAAGGGGAATGGGTGGTTCCGGCTGTGGCCGATCAACCAGACGGCGATGCAGGACCCCCGCCAGGTCCCGTGCTTCGTGGACCAGATGAGCCTCGTCTACGACGCCGTCGCCGACGACTACGGCAACGTCGCCGGCGTCGTGACCCGGGTCCCGCTCTTCGGCTCCACGCGCGGCTTAATTGGGTGAGCGGCCTGACTTCCCAGCCACTGCATCGTTTCGTCTCTGCTTCCTACTCCGATTTCTCCTCGTGACTTGGCggactgacaggtgggacccccTGCTGCGGGAGCTGGAGGCCGCGGGCTACCGCGACGGCGAGAGCCTCTTCGCCGTGCCGTACGACTTCCGCTACTCCGTCGCGCCGCGCGGCCACCCGTCCGCGGAGGGCGCCTGCAACTTCGACGAGTTCACGCGGCTCGTCGAAAGGGCGAGCTCGCTCAGCCAGGGACGGCCGGTCGTCGTCGCCGCGCACAGCTTCGGCTGCGCGCTCACCTACCAGTTCCTCCTCGGCCGCCCGCTCGCCTGGCGCCGGCGCTTCGTGAAGCGCGTCGTCCTCGTCGCCTCCGCGCTCGGCGGCTTCTCGGAGGGGATGAACGACCTGGCCGCCGGCACGGACTACGGCCTGCCGAACGTCGCGCGGCCGGCGAGGGTCCGGCTGGCGCGGAGCCAGCAGAGCGCGCTCTGGCGCCTGCCCACGCCGGCGGTGTTCGGGGACCGGCCGCTGGTGGTGACCAAGAACGCGACGTACACGGCACACAACATTGCGGAGTTCTTCGAGGCCGTCGGCTTCCCGGAAGGGGTCCGGCCGTACGTGACGCTGGTGCTGCCAGCATGGGAGGCGCTGCCGGCGCCGATGGTGCCGGTGACCAGCATCATCGGGGTCGGCGTCAGCACGCCGGAGACGTTCGTGTACGGGGAAGACGGGTTCGCGG encodes:
- the LOC125552415 gene encoding lecithin-cholesterol acyltransferase-like 1, with product MAPAELFSFFGTNNNTAPRLLLVAHVSARSQNIARMDLSRLIAVAVLLGALRPLLSHCAGDVEGLHPLVLVPGYGSNLLEARLTAAYEPPAPGCGKGNGWFRLWPINQTAMQDPRQVPCFVDQMSLVYDAVADDYGNVAGVVTRVPLFGSTRGLIGWDPLLRELEAAGYRDGESLFAVPYDFRYSVAPRGHPSAEGACNFDEFTRLVERASSLSQGRPVVVAAHSFGCALTYQFLLGRPLAWRRRFVKRVVLVASALGGFSEGMNDLAAGTDYGLPNVARPARVRLARSQQSALWRLPTPAVFGDRPLVVTKNATYTAHNIAEFFEAVGFPEGVRPYVTLVLPAWEALPAPMVPVTSIIGVGVSTPETFVYGEDGFAGTPEVVYGDGDGDINMVSLVAIEKEWSGVEGQVLTVVRLPGVRHDGFFSVGFALEKVVAEILEAAGTIELHPKIGRVQIDAGPVWKEDRCRVHEGLYNASSNAFLEVL